The following proteins are encoded in a genomic region of Gammaproteobacteria bacterium:
- the xrtD gene encoding VPLPA-CTERM-specific exosortase XrtD, whose protein sequence is MPALLWIVCVLGLALAGFAALDSLVAMVDRWDRSEEYGYGYMIPVITLFLIWQRKDKLERLPFTGSWPGVALLAAGVLITFVGQLSTLHSITQYGFVITIIGAVYALLGWAAFRVILVPLLLLFLMVPLPNFIFNNLSSQLQLISSEIGVAVIRLFGISVFLEGNVIDLGVYKLQVVEACSGLRYLFPLLALAIIASYFYQAAVWKRVLLILSSMPITVLMNSFRIGVIGVLVEFYGIEQAEGFLHDFEGWIVFMACVALLIVEIWLLSLVGKDRRPFREVFGMEFPAPTPADAVVTARRVPAQGWVGLVLLGLAVAGAVAVSGRVEEIPQRVGFESFPLTLDGWRGHTERLDSIVLDELKLDDYILVDYRNDAADPINFYVAYYGSQRSGASAHSPRSCLPGGGWRIESHTKVNIEPGGIPVNRFVIRKGEYRQLVYYWFKQRDRIITNEFAVKGYLLWDAVTRNRTDGALVRLTTLMQPGEDIERGDERLRAFAVLAVPELEEYVPD, encoded by the coding sequence ATGCCCGCCCTGCTCTGGATCGTTTGTGTCCTGGGCCTTGCCCTGGCCGGCTTCGCCGCACTGGATTCGCTGGTCGCAATGGTCGACCGCTGGGACCGGAGCGAGGAATACGGCTACGGGTACATGATCCCCGTCATCACGCTGTTCCTCATCTGGCAGCGCAAGGACAAGCTCGAACGGCTGCCGTTCACGGGCTCCTGGCCGGGCGTGGCGCTGCTGGCCGCCGGCGTGCTCATTACCTTCGTCGGCCAGCTCAGCACGTTGCACTCCATCACCCAGTACGGCTTCGTCATCACGATCATCGGCGCGGTCTACGCTCTCCTCGGCTGGGCGGCGTTCCGTGTCATTCTGGTCCCGCTGCTGCTGCTGTTTCTGATGGTGCCGCTGCCGAATTTCATCTTCAACAACCTGTCGTCCCAGCTGCAGCTCATCTCCTCCGAGATCGGCGTCGCCGTCATCCGCCTGTTCGGCATCAGCGTGTTCCTCGAAGGCAATGTCATCGACCTGGGCGTCTACAAGCTGCAGGTGGTCGAGGCCTGCAGCGGTCTGCGCTACCTGTTCCCGCTGCTGGCGCTGGCGATCATCGCCTCCTATTTCTATCAGGCGGCGGTGTGGAAGCGGGTGTTGCTGATCCTGTCGAGCATGCCCATCACGGTGCTGATGAACAGTTTCCGCATCGGCGTCATCGGCGTGCTGGTGGAGTTCTACGGTATCGAGCAGGCCGAGGGTTTTCTGCACGATTTCGAGGGCTGGATCGTGTTCATGGCCTGTGTGGCGCTGCTGATCGTCGAGATCTGGCTGTTGTCGCTGGTGGGCAAGGACCGGCGGCCGTTCCGGGAGGTCTTCGGCATGGAGTTCCCGGCGCCGACGCCGGCGGATGCCGTGGTGACCGCGCGCCGTGTTCCGGCACAGGGCTGGGTGGGGCTGGTGCTGTTGGGGTTGGCGGTCGCCGGCGCGGTCGCGGTCAGTGGGCGGGTGGAGGAGATCCCTCAACGGGTCGGCTTCGAATCCTTCCCGCTGACCCTGGACGGCTGGCGCGGTCATACCGAGCGGCTCGATTCCATCGTGCTCGATGAGCTGAAGCTCGACGATTACATCCTGGTCGATTACCGCAACGACGCCGCCGATCCCATCAATTTCTATGTCGCCTATTACGGCTCGCAGCGCTCCGGCGCCTCGGCGCACTCGCCGCGTTCCTGCCTGCCCGGCGGCGGCTGGCGCATCGAGTCGCATACGAAGGTCAATATCGAGCCCGGTGGTATCCCGGTGAATCGTTTTGTCATCCGCAAGGGCGAATACCGTCAGTTGGTGTACTACTGGTTCAAGCAGCGCGACCGCATCATCACCAACGAGTTCGCGGTGAAGGGGTATCTGCTCTGGGATGCAGTGACACGCAACCGCACCGACGGGGCGCTGGTACGGCTGACGACCCTGATGCAGCCGGGCGAGGATATCGAGCGCGGCGATGAGCGGCTGCGCGCCTTCGCGGTGCTGGCGGTGCCGGAGCTGGAGGAGTACGTGCCGGATTGA
- a CDS encoding WecB/TagA/CpsF family glycosyltransferase encodes MPTPPTPPTDATTDAQPQAEAGTRRGAPVLGSFIDALDWDSAVGRIRAWAGGRESRAVCLCNVHSAVTARDDHRLAGALAASDMVLPDGAPIAWTLRRKGFPGQTRIAGPDLMLRLCAALEGTGTGVFLFGASEHTLGRLEARLRRDFPNLDIRGALSPKFGDWPEDLERSYIETINRSDAGAVFVGLGCPRQEIWMARRKTDIHAVTLGVGAAFDFHAGTIERAPEWVQRLGLEWLHRLLSEPRRLWKRYLVTNTKFLVLSGQDLFTTNKH; translated from the coding sequence GTGCCGACACCCCCGACACCCCCCACCGATGCCACGACCGACGCGCAGCCGCAGGCCGAGGCCGGGACCCGCCGCGGCGCCCCCGTCCTGGGCAGCTTCATCGACGCCCTGGACTGGGACTCGGCAGTGGGGCGCATCCGTGCCTGGGCCGGCGGGCGCGAGTCCCGCGCTGTGTGCCTCTGCAACGTCCATTCCGCGGTGACGGCCCGCGACGACCACCGGCTGGCCGGTGCCCTGGCGGCGTCGGACATGGTGCTCCCCGACGGCGCCCCCATCGCCTGGACCCTGCGGCGCAAGGGCTTTCCCGGCCAGACCCGCATCGCCGGCCCCGACCTGATGCTACGGCTCTGCGCCGCCCTGGAGGGGACCGGCACGGGCGTGTTCCTGTTCGGCGCCAGCGAGCACACCCTGGGCCGGCTCGAGGCGCGGCTACGCCGCGACTTCCCCAACCTCGACATCCGCGGCGCACTGAGTCCGAAGTTCGGCGACTGGCCCGAAGACCTCGAACGGAGCTACATCGAGACGATCAACCGCTCGGACGCGGGCGCCGTCTTCGTCGGGCTGGGCTGCCCGCGGCAGGAGATCTGGATGGCGCGCCGCAAGACCGATATCCACGCCGTCACGCTCGGCGTCGGCGCCGCCTTCGACTTCCATGCGGGGACCATCGAACGGGCCCCGGAGTGGGTACAGCGACTGGGACTGGAATGGCTGCACCGCCTGCTGAGCGAACCGCGGCGGCTGTGGAAGCGGTATCTCGTCACGAACACGAAGTTTTTGGTACTTTCGGGGCAGGATTTATTTACGACTAATAAGCACTAG